Proteins from a genomic interval of Quercus robur chromosome 9, dhQueRobu3.1, whole genome shotgun sequence:
- the LOC126698206 gene encoding uncharacterized protein LOC126698206, with translation MVISEEWMSYREDDVGKAQTVRDYVLNDLWWDKVAYILRFTGPIYEILQVADTDAPILHKLYEMWDSMIENVKKEIYEHEDKEDYEESPFYDVVLNILIERWTKNCTPLHCLAQSLNPKYYTNQWIEEVRGRVAPHKDAKIAAERNKCLKRIFPDLDDRKNVNMEFRLF, from the exons ATGGTCATTAGTGAGGAATGGATGTCATATAGAGAAGATGATGTAGGAAAAGCTCAAACTGTGAGGGATTATGTTTTGAATGATTTGTGGTGGGACAAGGTTGCATATATTCTAAGATTCACAGGACCTATTTATGAGATTCTTCAAGTGGCTGACACGGATGCACCTATTCTCCATAAGCTGTATGAaatgtgggattccatgatAGAAAATGTGAAGAAAGAAATATACGAGCATGAAGACAAGGAAGACTATGAGGAGTCTCCATTCTATGATGTGGTACTCAATATACTCATTGAACGGTGGACTAAAAATTGCACACCACTTCATTGCCTAGCCCAATCCTTGAATCCGAA GTATTATACTAATCAATGGATTGAGGAAGTCAGAGGCCGTGTTGCGCCACATAAGGATGCTAAAATTGCAGCGGAGAGAAACAAGTGCCTTAAAAGGATCTTCCCTGATCTTGATGATAGGAAGAATGTTAATATGGAGTTTCGTTTGTTTTAA